A single genomic interval of Syntrophales bacterium harbors:
- a CDS encoding DUF2971 domain-containing protein yields MEKITLFKFRSINKYLIDTLVGGTIYCARPTRLNDPFDCQVDIRKAVEHAISLLSGKKKQNLVKLSKPNGLFDNIQKAVKSVGICSFSSVLEEPLLWSHYANGHKGLCLTYESPFQSFFEPSKTIEGAIIRVDYGENPLTEWLIEKAPEKAKINTKKFSNELVEKVLSIKGKAWGYEKEVRIICGKEGAFPIPKEYLKQVCFGMNAAESDINLIKQLLDNAGYSVEYYQIERTEKDFGITTVKM; encoded by the coding sequence ATGGAAAAAATCACTTTATTCAAATTCAGGAGTATAAATAAATACTTAATAGATACTCTCGTTGGAGGGACTATATATTGTGCTCGACCGACCCGTTTAAATGATCCTTTTGATTGTCAAGTTGATATTAGAAAGGCCGTTGAGCATGCTATTTCTCTTTTATCAGGGAAGAAAAAACAGAATCTTGTAAAGCTCTCAAAGCCTAATGGCTTATTTGATAATATTCAAAAAGCTGTTAAGAGTGTTGGTATATGCTCTTTTTCTTCAGTTTTAGAGGAGCCGCTGCTTTGGTCGCATTATGCTAACGGGCACAAAGGTCTTTGTTTGACTTATGAAAGTCCATTTCAATCTTTTTTTGAACCATCAAAAACAATTGAAGGTGCAATTATACGAGTCGATTATGGCGAAAACCCACTAACAGAATGGCTCATAGAAAAGGCTCCTGAAAAGGCTAAAATAAATACAAAAAAATTTTCAAACGAGCTTGTGGAAAAGGTTCTATCTATAAAAGGAAAAGCATGGGGATATGAAAAAGAGGTACGGATAATTTGTGGGAAGGAAGGGGCGTTTCCCATCCCGAAAGAATATCTTAAACAAGTATGTTTTGGGATGAATGCAGCCGAGTCTGATATTAATCTAATAAAACAACTTTTAGACAATGCTGGATATTCCGTTGAATATTACCAAATCGAGCGAACGGAAAAAGACTTTGGAA
- a CDS encoding type II toxin-antitoxin system RelE/ParE family toxin, whose protein sequence is MTIDLRLRPESEQDLADAAVWYEEQRDGMGNQFLDEVLSVFSVISETPLMFPVVHRNIRRALIHRFPFGVYYRVESDGIVVVAVMHGSRDPRQWKSRT, encoded by the coding sequence ATGACCATCGATCTTCGTCTCCGACCGGAATCAGAGCAAGATTTAGCTGATGCGGCGGTTTGGTATGAGGAGCAACGGGATGGGATGGGTAATCAGTTCCTTGACGAGGTGCTCTCCGTTTTCTCAGTGATTTCAGAGACACCTCTAATGTTCCCCGTTGTGCACAGAAATATACGGCGTGCCCTGATTCATCGCTTTCCGTTTGGAGTTTATTATCGGGTAGAAAGCGACGGAATTGTTGTTGTCGCAGTAATGCATGGCAGCAGGGATCCACGTCAGTGGAAGAGCCGCACATAA
- a CDS encoding addiction module protein — MNTEMQELPVEERIRIVEDLWDSIAAEQKSLGVTSRQREELDRRIDAYEADGNRGRLGTEVVADIRRKL, encoded by the coding sequence ATGAACACCGAAATGCAGGAGTTACCTGTTGAAGAACGGATCAGGATAGTGGAAGATCTCTGGGACAGCATCGCCGCCGAACAAAAGTCTCTGGGGGTTACATCCAGACAAAGGGAGGAACTCGATCGACGTATAGACGCTTATGAAGCTGATGGGAATCGCGGTCGATTAGGTACGGAGGTTGTGGCTGATATCAGGCGCAAACTATGA
- a CDS encoding ATP-binding protein, with amino-acid sequence MAIIVLANRDDIYHVEPMISDNLKYVIRQFVERVLPACKPRELVIPTGTGKVVGLAGVRRSGKTFLFFDAIQRLALQGVDRRRIIYLNFEDDRLHPIQAEELDLILRSWHELFPEMVGQHKYLFLDEVQNVTGWERWIRRLCDTEDLEVFITGASSQLLTRDLAAALRGRSITLEVFPLSFREYLMFREIEVVPHSADNESRLRYELESYLSCGGFPEIVLADEALRPLILEEYSSLMLYRDVVERYGVRNEKLMRDLLRHCFRNTGSLLNVSKLHRDFASLGYTVSKNTLFDYLGYLEDAFLMFLQPKREASLRKQEHNPKKLHVIDTGLIAAYQPFPNRDLGHKLETVVFLENRRSRKDLFYYANGSEVDLCDGEGKMFVNTCWNLADAETFRREKAAMAFGVAQWPAAEGRLLFHEYAPGQEREAPGALAAWRYLLRL; translated from the coding sequence GTGGCAATAATTGTCCTTGCTAACAGGGATGACATATACCATGTTGAACCTATGATCAGCGACAACTTAAAATACGTCATCCGTCAATTCGTCGAAAGGGTTTTGCCGGCCTGCAAACCACGGGAACTGGTTATCCCCACCGGCACCGGCAAAGTTGTCGGTCTGGCCGGCGTCAGGCGGTCCGGCAAGACGTTTCTGTTCTTTGATGCCATCCAGAGGCTGGCATTGCAAGGGGTTGATCGTCGTCGGATCATATATCTGAATTTCGAGGATGACCGGCTGCATCCCATTCAGGCGGAAGAACTGGATCTGATCCTGCGTTCATGGCACGAGCTGTTCCCGGAGATGGTAGGGCAGCACAAGTATCTTTTTCTGGATGAGGTACAAAACGTGACCGGCTGGGAGCGGTGGATACGCCGCCTCTGCGACACGGAAGACTTGGAGGTGTTCATCACCGGAGCCTCTTCGCAGTTGCTAACGCGCGACCTGGCCGCGGCTTTGCGGGGCCGCAGCATTACCCTGGAAGTGTTTCCGCTCTCTTTCCGTGAATATCTGATGTTCCGGGAGATCGAGGTCGTGCCGCACAGCGCCGACAATGAGAGCCGCCTTCGTTATGAACTGGAGTCGTATCTGTCCTGCGGCGGCTTTCCGGAGATCGTGCTGGCCGATGAGGCGTTGCGGCCGTTGATTCTGGAGGAGTATTCGTCTCTGATGCTCTACCGGGACGTGGTGGAACGATATGGGGTGCGCAACGAGAAGCTGATGCGCGATCTGTTGCGGCACTGCTTCCGCAATACCGGTTCGCTCCTGAACGTGAGCAAACTGCACAGGGACTTCGCATCTCTGGGGTATACCGTTTCCAAGAACACCCTCTTTGACTATCTCGGCTATCTGGAGGATGCCTTTCTGATGTTTCTGCAGCCGAAACGGGAAGCCTCGCTCCGGAAGCAGGAGCACAATCCCAAGAAGCTGCATGTGATTGACACGGGACTGATTGCCGCCTATCAGCCGTTTCCGAACCGTGATCTGGGTCACAAACTGGAGACAGTGGTATTCCTGGAGAACCGGCGCAGCCGCAAGGATCTTTTCTATTATGCCAACGGCAGCGAGGTTGATTTGTGCGACGGAGAGGGAAAAATGTTCGTCAATACCTGTTGGAATCTGGCTGATGCTGAAACATTCCGGCGGGAGAAGGCCGCCATGGCGTTTGGTGTCGCCCAATGGCCGGCAGCGGAGGGGCGGCTTCTCTTTCACGAGTACGCGCCCGGACAGGAGCGGGAGGCGCCCGGAGCGCTGGCCGCCTGGAGGTATTTGCTTCGCTTATAG
- a CDS encoding aldehyde ferredoxin oxidoreductase family protein translates to MNGNTGKIININLSTGLIEIEPLPEEWYRLYIGGSGLAAKIFQERGRFDLDPLDPEAMLIFMNGPFAGLKLSGASRGSVAGCSPLTGHWGDSSCGGYFAPELRYCGFNGLVITGRSAEPSLIHIEDNRVALLPASEYWGLGTEEATRLLKERFGKGSRTMTIGPAGENGMKLANIIHDGHNAAGRVGFGALMGAKNLKALVVKAHKKEMALADAEGFENLRGDLNGRINEALASNVLRENGTAANLIGGVYSGDVPVKNWTSNFWEEAAEALNGTTLTEKYLTRRTGCMYCGIACKRIVEVKEGPFAVPEGGGPEYETIVAFGALLGSLDLAATCKAGRLCNDFGLDTISCGATIAWAMEAFEKGDLTREDTGGLELHWGDMATVIDILLPAIVKKEEKLGALLAEGSRAAAGRLGRGLAYTAQSKGLEAPMHDPRGGGYGMALTYAVGARGACHVADPMLFVEMGARYYPEIGFDYILEPQSEENKPEAAAVSVALGAIENSACFCQFADAEVTIPDWLALFKTVAGYEWDAEEFLNAGRRVFYLKRLINCRYGLSGKDDDLTPRMRAPGSGGEADGARFDLEKMKARFYELMKIDPESGLPTKAALADCGMAGELNKLTAECP, encoded by the coding sequence ATGAACGGAAATACCGGGAAGATCATCAACATCAATCTCAGCACAGGTCTGATTGAAATAGAACCGCTGCCCGAGGAGTGGTATCGTCTCTACATCGGCGGCAGCGGACTGGCGGCCAAAATTTTCCAGGAGCGGGGACGGTTCGATCTGGATCCGCTGGATCCGGAGGCGATGCTGATCTTTATGAACGGCCCTTTTGCCGGGTTGAAACTGTCCGGCGCCAGCCGCGGCAGCGTCGCCGGCTGCTCGCCCCTCACCGGACACTGGGGAGATTCCTCCTGCGGCGGTTATTTCGCGCCAGAGCTGCGCTACTGCGGCTTCAACGGACTGGTCATTACCGGCCGGTCGGCAGAGCCCTCCCTGATCCATATCGAAGACAACCGTGTTGCGCTGCTGCCGGCTTCTGAATATTGGGGCCTCGGCACGGAGGAGGCGACCAGACTGCTCAAGGAACGTTTCGGCAAGGGAAGCCGGACGATGACGATTGGCCCGGCCGGGGAAAACGGCATGAAATTAGCCAATATCATTCATGATGGGCACAACGCGGCCGGCCGGGTGGGGTTCGGGGCGCTGATGGGCGCCAAGAACCTCAAGGCGCTTGTCGTTAAGGCGCATAAAAAAGAGATGGCGCTGGCCGATGCGGAAGGTTTTGAAAATCTCCGCGGGGATCTGAACGGGCGGATCAATGAGGCGCTGGCCTCGAACGTTCTGCGCGAAAACGGCACCGCGGCGAATCTGATCGGCGGCGTTTACAGCGGTGATGTCCCGGTAAAAAACTGGACTTCCAATTTCTGGGAGGAGGCAGCGGAAGCGCTTAACGGAACCACCCTGACGGAGAAATATCTGACGCGGCGCACCGGCTGCATGTACTGCGGGATTGCCTGCAAGCGGATCGTCGAGGTGAAGGAGGGGCCGTTTGCAGTGCCCGAAGGAGGAGGGCCGGAATACGAGACAATCGTCGCCTTCGGCGCGCTGCTGGGGTCGCTGGATTTGGCCGCGACCTGCAAGGCCGGGCGGCTCTGCAATGATTTCGGGTTGGATACGATCTCCTGCGGGGCGACGATCGCCTGGGCGATGGAGGCCTTTGAAAAGGGCGATCTTACCCGGGAGGACACAGGCGGGCTGGAGCTGCACTGGGGAGATATGGCGACGGTGATTGATATTTTGTTGCCGGCCATTGTCAAAAAAGAAGAAAAATTGGGCGCCCTATTGGCGGAAGGAAGCCGGGCGGCGGCCGGAAGATTGGGCAGGGGGCTCGCTTACACCGCGCAGAGCAAGGGGCTCGAGGCGCCGATGCATGACCCCCGGGGGGGCGGTTACGGGATGGCGCTGACCTACGCGGTGGGCGCCCGGGGGGCGTGTCATGTCGCCGACCCAATGCTGTTTGTGGAAATGGGCGCCCGCTACTATCCGGAGATCGGCTTCGATTACATCCTGGAGCCGCAGTCGGAGGAAAACAAGCCGGAAGCGGCTGCGGTTTCCGTGGCGCTCGGGGCGATCGAAAACAGCGCCTGCTTCTGCCAGTTTGCCGATGCCGAGGTGACAATTCCGGATTGGCTGGCCCTTTTCAAGACCGTTGCCGGCTATGAGTGGGATGCCGAAGAATTCCTGAATGCGGGTCGGCGGGTTTTCTACCTGAAGCGGCTGATCAACTGCCGCTACGGTTTGAGCGGGAAGGACGATGATTTAACCCCGCGGATGCGGGCGCCGGGAAGCGGCGGCGAGGCGGATGGCGCCCGTTTTGATCTGGAAAAGATGAAGGCGCGTTTCTATGAGCTGATGAAAATAGATCCCGAAAGCGGCCTGCCGACAAAAGCGGCGCTGGCAGATTGCGGCATGGCCGGTGAACTCAACAAGCTTACCGCAGAATGTCCATAA
- a CDS encoding SCP2 sterol-binding domain-containing protein produces the protein MLYWKDSQEAVTAITKLFAGVANDPELGESMKKVNQLILFDYSESGPGCAIWVDTRNGKYEFGAGDPPGAPDLIMSLSADDAHLSWLNKLNPVMAITRKKIRVKGSATGLLKLAPKLKKVAVIYEQVLKELGMEDKLVK, from the coding sequence ATGCTATACTGGAAGGATTCACAAGAGGCGGTAACCGCAATCACGAAGCTTTTCGCAGGAGTGGCCAATGATCCGGAGCTGGGAGAGTCGATGAAAAAGGTCAATCAGCTCATCCTGTTCGATTATTCTGAAAGCGGACCGGGCTGCGCGATCTGGGTTGACACCCGCAACGGCAAGTACGAATTCGGCGCCGGCGATCCTCCGGGCGCGCCGGATTTGATCATGAGTCTCTCCGCGGATGACGCCCATCTGTCCTGGCTAAACAAGCTCAATCCGGTTATGGCGATCACCCGCAAAAAGATCCGGGTGAAGGGTTCTGCGACCGGGCTCTTGAAGCTGGCCCCGAAGCTCAAAAAGGTTGCCGTTATCTACGAGCAGGTCTTGAAAGAGCTGGGGATGGAAGACAAGCTCGTCAAATAA
- a CDS encoding iron-containing alcohol dehydrogenase: MKYPEIAFEPFFTWVNRPRILYAPGVRKEIGFEMSQLGGTRVALFTDRGLVNAGVAEMVISEVKNSVLELAGVFDGVLQDARIEVINAGAAFYRSVKADCLIAVGGGSVMDTAKAVNIMIGSGDQDFQPLADQAGLWEGAKPLAPHIAFPTTAGTGCEITSAMVVLDTKAKAKLSVTHPYCNADLAMLDPELTFKLPPKITAFTGMDALTHAIEAALSTGAEPIVDALSLHAIRLIFKYLPVVVREPENSEARGNVMLASTMAAMGFGNTMTGAVHALAHALGALYGIPHGLANAIMLPHVMTFNIIDERSEKFRMIADAMGIEVGQMDPRTAAEAAVAAVKQLLATIGLTETLKDFAVPTDRDALQPLVELAAADGQIGYNPRYVEEEDIITLYQQAH; encoded by the coding sequence ATGAAATATCCGGAAATTGCCTTTGAACCTTTTTTTACCTGGGTAAACCGGCCGCGGATCCTGTACGCGCCGGGCGTTCGCAAGGAGATCGGCTTTGAGATGTCGCAACTGGGCGGAACGAGAGTCGCCCTCTTCACCGACCGTGGGCTCGTCAATGCCGGCGTCGCGGAGATGGTCATCTCCGAGGTGAAAAATTCCGTTCTGGAGCTGGCCGGCGTTTTTGACGGCGTCCTTCAGGATGCCCGGATCGAGGTAATCAACGCCGGGGCGGCATTTTACCGCAGTGTCAAAGCCGATTGTCTGATTGCCGTCGGCGGCGGGAGCGTCATGGACACCGCCAAGGCGGTGAACATCATGATCGGCAGCGGCGATCAGGACTTTCAACCCCTTGCCGATCAGGCGGGGCTGTGGGAAGGGGCAAAGCCGCTTGCGCCCCATATCGCCTTTCCCACGACGGCGGGAACCGGCTGCGAAATCACCAGCGCGATGGTTGTCCTCGATACCAAAGCGAAGGCGAAGCTTTCGGTCACACATCCTTACTGCAACGCCGATCTCGCGATGCTTGATCCGGAGCTGACCTTCAAACTTCCCCCCAAAATAACCGCGTTTACCGGGATGGATGCGCTGACCCATGCGATAGAAGCGGCGCTCTCCACCGGCGCGGAACCGATTGTCGACGCACTTTCGCTGCACGCGATCCGCTTGATCTTCAAATATCTGCCGGTGGTGGTGCGCGAACCGGAAAACAGCGAAGCCCGAGGCAATGTGATGCTTGCCAGCACGATGGCGGCAATGGGGTTCGGAAACACGATGACCGGGGCGGTGCACGCCCTGGCCCATGCCCTCGGCGCCCTTTATGGAATCCCGCATGGTCTGGCCAACGCGATCATGCTGCCGCACGTCATGACCTTCAACATTATTGATGAAAGAAGCGAAAAATTCCGGATGATTGCCGACGCGATGGGGATCGAGGTCGGGCAGATGGACCCGCGGACAGCCGCCGAAGCAGCCGTCGCCGCGGTGAAGCAGTTGCTGGCGACGATCGGCTTGACCGAGACGCTGAAGGATTTCGCCGTTCCGACGGACCGGGATGCCCTGCAGCCGCTGGTGGAGCTGGCCGCCGCCGATGGGCAGATCGGCTACAATCCGCGGTATGTTGAGGAAGAAGACATTATAACCCTCTATCAACAGGCTCATTAG
- the typA gene encoding translational GTPase TypA, with protein MRKEKIRNIAIISHVDHGKTTLVDGLLRQTGTFRENQVIEERVMDSMELEKERGITIMAKNTAILYKDVKINVVDTPGHADFGGEVERSLNMVDGAILLVDASEGPLPQTRFVLKKALARGLPIILIINKIDRPDARIEEVINEVYDLFIDLDATEKQIEFPILYTNAKKGVAHVKLGDDSTDMTPLFQAIVKSIPGPEADDTAVPQFLVTNLDYDSYVGQLAVGRLMNGVLELRQAYTLCGENGATQAVKFSALYTFVGMKKVAVEKIEAGDIAAFAGVENLNIGDTISSLENPQPLPRINVDEPTVSMLFFVNNGPMAGREGKFLTSRHIKDRLERETLRNVAIRIKPTERADAFEVCGRGELQMAIIIETMRREGYEFMVSKPRVITKMQGGKEFEPVERVFIDVPEEFIGVLSEKLAARKGRMVSLVNKGSGRVNLEFIVPSRGLIGFRSHFLTDTKGSGVMNTLLEGYEPWAGPIPQRLTGALVADRPGKTTAYACHAMADRGELIISPGTEVYAGMVVGERNRTVDIDVNIVKEKKLTNMRASTSDQTVILRPARLMSLDVCIEFIAEDELVEITPGSIRLRKADLSAHSRPTVK; from the coding sequence ATGAGAAAAGAAAAAATACGCAATATTGCTATCATATCCCATGTTGACCACGGCAAGACAACGCTTGTGGATGGGCTTTTAAGGCAGACCGGCACGTTCCGCGAGAATCAGGTCATCGAGGAGCGCGTCATGGATTCCATGGAGCTCGAAAAAGAGCGGGGAATCACTATCATGGCCAAAAACACGGCGATTCTTTACAAGGATGTGAAGATAAATGTTGTTGATACGCCCGGCCATGCCGATTTCGGCGGCGAGGTGGAGCGGAGTCTCAACATGGTGGACGGGGCGATTCTCCTCGTTGACGCGAGCGAAGGGCCGCTTCCCCAGACCCGCTTTGTGCTGAAAAAGGCCCTTGCGCGCGGGCTTCCGATCATTCTGATCATCAACAAGATAGACCGCCCGGATGCGCGAATCGAGGAGGTGATCAATGAGGTTTACGACCTTTTCATCGATCTCGACGCCACGGAAAAGCAGATTGAGTTTCCGATTCTCTACACAAACGCCAAAAAGGGCGTCGCCCACGTCAAATTGGGGGATGATTCTACTGATATGACCCCGCTGTTTCAGGCGATAGTGAAGTCCATCCCCGGGCCGGAGGCGGACGACACGGCGGTTCCGCAGTTTCTGGTGACGAATCTGGATTACGACTCCTACGTCGGGCAGTTGGCCGTGGGAAGGCTGATGAACGGTGTTCTGGAACTCCGTCAGGCTTATACCCTCTGCGGTGAAAATGGCGCAACACAAGCTGTTAAATTTTCAGCCCTTTATACGTTTGTCGGCATGAAGAAGGTGGCCGTCGAAAAAATAGAGGCCGGCGATATCGCCGCTTTTGCCGGGGTGGAGAATCTGAATATCGGCGACACGATTTCCTCGCTGGAAAACCCCCAGCCCCTGCCGCGAATTAACGTTGATGAGCCGACGGTGTCGATGCTATTTTTTGTCAACAACGGGCCGATGGCCGGTCGGGAGGGGAAATTCCTCACCTCCCGCCATATTAAGGACAGGCTGGAGCGAGAAACCCTGCGGAACGTGGCGATCCGGATCAAGCCGACGGAACGGGCAGACGCCTTCGAGGTTTGCGGGCGAGGGGAGCTGCAGATGGCGATCATCATCGAGACCATGCGCCGGGAAGGGTATGAGTTCATGGTCTCGAAGCCTCGCGTTATCACCAAAATGCAGGGCGGCAAGGAGTTCGAGCCGGTGGAAAGGGTGTTTATCGATGTCCCGGAGGAGTTCATCGGGGTGCTGTCCGAGAAACTGGCGGCGCGCAAGGGGCGGATGGTCAGTCTCGTCAATAAGGGCAGCGGGCGGGTGAACCTCGAATTCATCGTCCCGTCGCGCGGATTGATCGGTTTCAGAAGCCATTTTCTGACGGACACGAAAGGCTCCGGGGTAATGAACACGCTGCTTGAAGGCTACGAGCCGTGGGCCGGGCCCATCCCCCAGCGGCTGACCGGCGCGCTTGTCGCTGACCGCCCGGGGAAAACGACCGCCTATGCCTGCCATGCGATGGCCGATCGCGGCGAGCTGATTATTTCCCCCGGCACGGAGGTTTATGCCGGGATGGTTGTCGGGGAGCGCAACCGCACGGTGGATATTGACGTCAACATCGTCAAGGAGAAAAAGCTGACCAACATGAGGGCTTCGACTTCAGATCAGACGGTAATCCTGCGCCCGGCTCGGCTCATGTCGCTCGATGTGTGCATCGAGTTTATCGCCGAAGACGAGCTGGTGGAGATTACGCCGGGAAGCATCCGCCTCAGAAAGGCCGATCTTTCCGCCCATTCCCGGCCTACGGTAAAATAA
- a CDS encoding DEAD/DEAH box helicase, which yields MAEDYQEEQNQTANSQTMELEQPARNGDEEQPENPLNAFALSDLSPRLQKACAMAGWTGLLPVQSQAIPYIMAGRNLMVQSQTGSGKTGAFLLPIIERINPQKKACQALVLVPTRELALQVSREAELLTGGSELRTVVVYGGVKYEPQLEGIRAGAQLVVGTPGRILDHLLKGALTLDKLSIFVFDEADRMLSMGFYPDMKRIQQFLPKHPLNGCMFSATFSPFIIRLAEEFLGKADFLSLSRDHIHVANTSHLFYIVQGVQKERALIRIIEMENPISAIIFCNMRSTVHFVTVVLKRFGYDADELSSDLSQGAREKVMERLRKGELRFLVATDVAARGIDIPDLSHVFQYEPPEDPELYIHRAGRTGRVGASGTAITLAAGMEQFALKAIARSFNITDMEERKLPEEEDVAEIVAQRVIAGLEADLRSRDNLERERMRRFISLGRTLSEAEEDSPLIAMLLDDYYNKTLHMAPQSPSISAAIPAAVAPNGGAGKKRPRTRKPRRSSSGEGQSAAQQ from the coding sequence ATGGCAGAGGATTATCAAGAGGAGCAAAATCAGACAGCAAATAGTCAAACAATGGAGTTGGAACAGCCGGCGCGCAATGGCGATGAAGAACAGCCTGAAAATCCGCTGAATGCGTTTGCCCTTTCCGACCTTTCGCCGCGCCTCCAAAAGGCATGCGCGATGGCCGGCTGGACGGGACTGCTTCCGGTTCAGTCCCAGGCGATTCCCTATATCATGGCCGGTCGGAATCTGATGGTGCAGTCGCAGACCGGGAGCGGCAAGACTGGCGCCTTTCTGCTGCCAATCATCGAGAGAATAAATCCGCAGAAAAAGGCGTGTCAGGCGCTGGTGCTGGTGCCGACGCGGGAGCTTGCCCTGCAGGTTTCCCGGGAGGCGGAGCTTTTAACCGGGGGGAGCGAACTCAGAACAGTCGTCGTTTATGGCGGCGTCAAATACGAACCCCAGCTTGAGGGCATACGCGCCGGCGCGCAGCTTGTTGTCGGAACGCCGGGGCGCATTCTTGATCATCTTCTCAAGGGCGCCCTGACGCTTGATAAATTGAGCATTTTCGTCTTTGACGAGGCGGATCGGATGCTTTCTATGGGCTTTTATCCCGACATGAAGAGGATCCAGCAGTTTCTTCCCAAACACCCCCTCAACGGGTGCATGTTTTCCGCAACCTTTTCGCCGTTTATCATCCGGTTGGCCGAGGAGTTTCTCGGCAAGGCGGATTTCCTCAGCCTGAGCCGCGACCACATTCATGTAGCCAATACGTCACACCTTTTCTATATTGTTCAGGGCGTGCAGAAGGAACGGGCGCTGATCAGAATCATCGAGATGGAAAACCCGATCTCGGCAATCATCTTTTGCAATATGCGCTCGACGGTCCATTTTGTCACCGTGGTGCTGAAGCGCTTTGGTTACGATGCCGACGAACTGAGCTCCGATCTTTCCCAGGGGGCCCGGGAAAAGGTCATGGAGCGGCTCCGCAAGGGGGAACTGCGTTTTCTGGTAGCAACTGACGTGGCCGCCCGGGGCATTGACATCCCCGACCTTTCCCATGTTTTTCAATATGAACCGCCGGAGGATCCGGAACTTTATATCCACCGGGCGGGAAGAACCGGCAGGGTGGGGGCAAGCGGCACCGCGATTACGCTTGCGGCCGGGATGGAGCAGTTCGCGCTTAAGGCAATTGCTCGCAGTTTCAACATAACGGATATGGAGGAAAGAAAACTCCCCGAGGAAGAAGATGTCGCGGAGATCGTCGCCCAGCGGGTCATCGCCGGGCTGGAAGCCGATCTCCGGTCGCGCGACAACCTCGAGCGGGAAAGAATGCGGCGCTTCATTTCACTGGGCAGGACCCTTTCCGAAGCGGAGGAAGATTCCCCTCTGATCGCGATGCTTCTGGATGATTACTATAACAAGACGCTGCACATGGCGCCTCAGTCGCCGTCCATAAGCGCGGCGATACCCGCGGCGGTGGCGCCGAATGGCGGCGCAGGCAAAAAACGGCCGAGGACGAGAAAACCCCGGCGCAGTTCCTCCGGGGAAGGGCAATCAGCCGCGCAGCAATAG
- a CDS encoding zinc ribbon domain-containing protein, with protein sequence MPIYEFYCENCNTVFNFFSRGVNTQATPVCPRCQGPLKRQLSLFAKVSRGKEESLGEEMPQLDEAKMEKAMAMLAGEAEKMDENDPRQAAQLMRKLSEAAGISFGDGMEDALNRLERGEDPDRIEEEMGSLLDAEEPVLLNKKGSGRKRPAPRVDETLYDL encoded by the coding sequence ATGCCAATTTATGAATTTTACTGTGAAAACTGCAACACCGTCTTTAATTTTTTCTCCCGGGGCGTAAACACGCAGGCAACCCCCGTCTGCCCGCGCTGCCAGGGTCCTCTGAAACGGCAACTGTCTCTCTTCGCAAAGGTATCCAGGGGCAAGGAAGAATCCCTTGGCGAGGAAATGCCGCAACTCGACGAGGCGAAGATGGAAAAGGCGATGGCGATGCTGGCCGGCGAGGCTGAGAAAATGGACGAAAACGATCCGCGCCAGGCGGCGCAGTTGATGAGGAAGCTGAGCGAAGCCGCGGGAATCTCCTTCGGCGACGGAATGGAAGATGCCCTGAACCGCCTGGAGCGGGGTGAGGACCCGGACCGCATCGAAGAGGAGATGGGCTCGCTCCTCGATGCGGAAGAGCCTGTCTTGCTCAATAAAAAGGGGAGCGGCAGAAAAAGGCCCGCTCCCCGTGTTGACGAAACCCTGTACGACCTTTGA